In Sandaracinaceae bacterium, the DNA window CTCCGGCGCGAAGGGCGTCAGGAACAGCTTCCGGAACGCGCACCGCACCGTCAGCCCGTACGTCCCCGCCGCGTGGATCGACGGCGCGGTCACGGCCGAGCTCCTCTTGCGATGGCGGACACGCCGGCGGACTCCGCAAGCTCCGTTCCGGATCACCCAGCATGTGATCTCGCGGACTTGCAGCCGCCGATCGGCGGGGGTGGCGGGCCGAGGGGTGGCGGACGCCGGCCGAGAGGGGGCTCCAAGCACCCCCTGGCTTCCTGTCTGCACCAACCGCGACGTTCGAGCGGGCTGTCCTCGTGCGGCGATCGGCGGCCGGCAGGCTACGCCCCCACGTCGAGTCCTGACAGGAAGGCGCGAGCGGCGGCGTTTCCCGCGTCGGGGCGGGTCGACCAGTATCTCTGCATCTTCCCGCGGGCGACGGCGTCGTGAGCGAACGCCTCGACGATCGTCTGGTACTCCGGGATGAGGTGAGGTCGCATGTCGACTCCCAGCGCGAAGGCGCCCTTGAAGTCCTCGTCATGGAGTGTTGACACGGGAGCCTCCCAGCGGCGGTCGTCCATCTCGGGGAGGTAAGCGTGCATGACCCGGGCGACGTCGGTGGCGTCCATCTCCCTGAGGGCCGGCTTGTCGATGAAGGCGATCATCTTGAGCAGGACCAAGACCGCGAGCGGCGGCGTGGCCGCTGTCAACCTGAGCTCAGGAGCGCCGTCGCAGCTCACCTCGACCGGCTCAGCGCTGCTGATCGCGACCTCGAGACCCCGCACGTCGATCGTGAGGCCGCGAGCGAGTTGGAGCGAACGCTCGTGCCCAGGCGGCACGCCGGCGGGGATGATGTCGAGCCGCAGCCTGCGGGCATGGTGTCGCCAGCGATGTGGCATTCGCCGTTGCGCCTCCCATCCCGGCGGCTGCAGTCGAGCGCCGATCTCGCTCAAGTCGTGGACGCCTACGGCCACCGCGATGTCGACGTCGTCCGAACGCCTCGCCGGTGGGGCGCCACGGATCGCCAGCGCGGTGGCGCCGATCACGGCGAGGTCGATGTCCGGCCAGGCGGTCATCGCGCATTCGAGCGCCTCGAAGTTCGGTCGGTGCAGCGCGACGACGTCAGTCACAACCATCCTTCGGGGAGCCGCTCCTCGAGCTGCTTGGCCGTCTCCCGTGAGCGAGGGTCCGGGTCGCACATCAACTCGGACCACACGAGGAGCGGGTGCGGGACGGTGGTCGGCCACCCCTCCAGGCCATCATGCCGGGCGGCGCCCGCGAAGGGCAGCGCTCGGACTCGGACGGCAGAGACATCCGCGGGGACCAGCGGGAGCTCGGCCGACACATCCACGTCGGGGAGCACAGCGATGTCGACGGTTGGTGCCCCTGCGCCAGGGGCGTCGACGACATAGCCGGCCATCGCGTCGACGTGTCGCGTGGCCTCGGCCCCTCCCCACAGCCAGCGCGGCGAGCGCGTGCGCGCTGCCAGCTTCGTGAGCGCGGCGCGGGCGCGCTGGGGATCCGCCAGTCCGCTTCTCAGCCGGAAGCCGCCGCGGTCGAGCTTGGGTCGGAGTACGGCACGATAGCCCTCCAGCCAGAGCCGCCTGGCCTCGGTGCGCCCGCGAGGCGTCCATACGCGAGACCGACCTTCGCCGCTGACCAGGCCCCACTCTCTTACCCGAAGCCGCATGTCCCGCACCGCGCTTCGACTGACCTCGGCGAAGGCCGCGACGTCACGCAGCGGCGCGCCGAGCAGGCCGGGCTCCAGCAGCCACGCGCACAGCACGCAGTATGCGGGTCCGCGCATCTCCGGAAGCGCCCTCGTCTCTCGCCGCCCCTCGATGTGTGCGTAGTAGGTGTCGCCGAGCTGGAGGCGCAGATTCCCGGCCCGATCGATGACGTTCGCAGCGGTCGGGGATGAGCCGATCCGAGTCGCCAACAGGAGCTGGTTGCGGCGAGTGACGCCCCGCTTCCCGCGGACCAGTCGCAGAGAGAAGGTTTCGCCCCGCACCGTCTGGATGCGGACCTCCCCTGACTCCTCTTCGAAGGACACCGAGGAAACGAAGGGTAGCGCATCGACCGCCTCCTGCATTCGAGGGGACCAGAGCATGGGTGTCACTTAGCAGGTCATGTTAGGTGACAGCAAGTGACGGCTCGAGCACCACGGACATCATCTGGGGCACGGGCGGCGGCTGGCAGTACATCACCCGGCGGGCGGCCGCGCCGCCTCTCCCGCCGCCGCGTATCCGCTGCACGGCCCCCGTATTCCAGCGAAGCCGTGATCGGCTCCCCCCCGCGCTTTGCGCTTTCCGTCCCCCGCGCCGCTCTCCCGCCGCCGCGGGGGCGGCGGATCAGCGAGAGCTCGGCGGCGATCTCCGCCTCCCTCCCTCGCTTCAGCGTCCCTCACACCCGCGCTCCGCGCTTTCCGTCCCGGGTGCTCCCCCGCGCCGCCTCTCCCGCGCCGCCTCTCCCGCCGCCGCGGCGGCGGGGGATCAGCGAGTACTCGGAGGCGACCTCCGCCTCCCTCCCTCGATTCAGCAAGCTGCTCTGCCTCCGCTTCATCCCGGAAGGGCGCAACGCAGGCATCCTGGGACCCGTCGGCGTCGGCAAGACTTCCTCGCCACCGCCATCGCACACGCCGCCTGTCGGCACCGCTTTCAGGTCCTGATGACCCGCGCCGATGACATGCTCCGCAAGCTCGACCAGAGCCGCATGGACAACTCGCGGGACGCGCTGATGATCGAGCTCACCTCGGTCGACCTGCTCGTCATCGACGACTTCGCGATCGAGCCGATGACGCGGGAGGAGAGCCGCGACATCTACCAGCTCTTCGTCGAGCGCAACGGACGCGCCGCGACCATCATCGACATGGCGGCCACCTTTTCCGCGCTATCCGCCGGCTTCTAGCGTCACGCAGTCGCTGACCCGCGTCTCGCTACCGGTGCAGATACCGACATCACTCGGGTCGCAGCTGGTCGTCGTGCGGTCGTCGGCGAGCGTACACTCGACGAAGCCACAGATGCAGTAGAACGCGTTGGCGCAGCACACGGTGCCGGGCTCGGCCCTGCATGACGTCGCCGGCGTCGAGCCGGAGGTAGGCTCGAGCGCACAACCGCACACGTCCCCATCCCGGAAGCACCGCGGCCGAGCATCACAAGTGCAAATGTTGTCTCCCGGGTCGTCGCAACAGTAGTCCCCGCCGACCTGGGCCGCGTTGCACTCTGAGACGCTCGCCGTCCGCACCTCCTCCGACGTGCAGAAGCAGCCGTCCCGGGACGAGCTCACGCCACACGCCCAAGGATCGCTCGCACAGCCGGCGGCCAACGCCACGAAGAGCACCAGTGAGAGGCCCAACGAGACGCGCGAAAGAGAGATCGAGTACATGCCCATCCCGAATCACCTGCCCGAGCGGACACGTTACCCGAGGTGGACGCCACATGTCTACGGGGATAGGACGCATGAACGCGCTTCTCAACGTTGTCAGAGTACACGTTTTGCGAATTGCACTGGGAGTATGTGGAGTGCCAGTCACTTGTGCGATGGACAGGCTCC includes these proteins:
- a CDS encoding ATP-binding protein, with amino-acid sequence MTASDGSSTTDIIWGTGGGWQYITRRAAAPPLPPPRIRCTAPVFQRSRDRLPPALCAFRPPRRSPAAAGAADQRELGGDLRLPPSLQRPSHPRSALSVPGAPPRRLSRAASPAAAAAGDQRVLGGDLRLPPSIQQAALPPLHPGRAQRRHPGTRRRRQDFLATAIAHAACRHRFQVLMTRADDMLRKLDQSRMDNSRDALMIELTSVDLLVIDDFAIEPMTREESRDIYQLFVERNGRAATIIDMAATFSALSAGF